From Sphingomonas hengshuiensis, one genomic window encodes:
- a CDS encoding LysR family transcriptional regulator, with protein sequence MVRPHLPLNALRAFEASARHLSFTRAAIELCVTQAAISHQVKGLEERLGVRLFRRLPRGLALTDEGAALLPTLGESFDRIAELVEGIAEGTAAQLLSVAAVGTFAAGWLLPRLPGFRAAHPRIDLRLFTNNNRVDLAGEGLDYAIRFGDGAWHGTEAVALMESPLTPLCTPALARDLTSPRDLLAVPLLRSYRADEWPRWFAAAGLAAPTLRGPVFDSSITMAEAALGGAGVALAPPLMLGRHLAEGSLVRPFAEEVTTGRYWLTWLKSRTPSPAMAAFREWLVAEIG encoded by the coding sequence ATGGTCCGGCCCCATCTCCCCCTCAACGCACTCCGCGCTTTCGAAGCCAGCGCGCGCCATCTCAGCTTCACCCGCGCCGCGATCGAGCTGTGCGTGACGCAGGCGGCGATCAGCCATCAGGTAAAGGGGCTTGAGGAACGCCTCGGCGTGCGGCTGTTCCGGCGGCTGCCGCGCGGGTTGGCGCTCACCGATGAGGGCGCCGCGCTGCTGCCGACGCTGGGCGAGAGCTTCGATCGTATCGCCGAGCTGGTCGAGGGGATTGCCGAGGGCACTGCCGCGCAGTTGCTGTCGGTCGCAGCGGTGGGCACCTTCGCGGCGGGGTGGCTGCTGCCGCGCCTGCCGGGATTCCGCGCGGCGCACCCGCGTATCGACTTGCGGCTGTTCACCAACAACAACCGCGTCGACCTCGCCGGCGAGGGGCTCGATTATGCGATCCGCTTCGGCGACGGCGCGTGGCACGGGACCGAGGCAGTGGCGCTGATGGAGAGCCCGCTGACGCCGCTCTGCACCCCGGCGCTGGCCCGCGACCTTACGAGTCCCCGCGATCTGCTCGCGGTGCCGCTGCTGCGGTCGTACCGCGCCGACGAATGGCCGCGCTGGTTCGCCGCCGCCGGGCTGGCCGCGCCGACGCTGCGCGGGCCGGTGTTCGACAGTTCGATCACCATGGCCGAGGCGGCGCTGGGAGGCGCGGGCGTGGCGCTGGCGCCCCCGCTGATGCTGGGGCGGCATCTGGCCGAGGGGAGTCTGGTCCGGCCCTTTGCCGAGGAGGTGACGACCGGGCGCTACTGGCTCACCTGGCTCAAGTCGCGCACGCCCAGCCCGGCGATGGCAGCATTCCGCGAGTGGCTGGTCGCGGAGATCGGCTAG